One region of Gigantopelta aegis isolate Gae_Host chromosome 7, Gae_host_genome, whole genome shotgun sequence genomic DNA includes:
- the LOC121377432 gene encoding uncharacterized protein LOC121377432 — translation MHVNIWFPGSGRIGHASLELSSGRYISWWPSNNKNSGENVNELGAGIVTGYGQDTLDDDIESEGRRPTKVFNLDDLHLDEEAIEEWWIGWINGWINGWTYMLVGANCCNVVYNALQAGGAAFSPNVVWSPGVLYFYLIWITEGWLGLARPFLNPLLNVLFSFLLS, via the coding sequence ATGCACGTCAACATCTGGTTTCCGGGATCTGGTCGTATTGGCCATGCCTCCTTGGAACTGTCCAGCGGCAGGTACATCAGCTGGTGGCCGTCTAACAACAAGAACTCTGGGGAGAATGTTAACGAACTCGGCGCAGGCATAGTCACCGGGTATGGCCAAGACACTCTGGATGATGACATAGAGTCGGAAGGAAGACGTCCTACCAAGGTCTTTAATCTAGACGACCTTCACCTGGACGAGGAAGCGATCGAGGAATGGTGGATCGGCTGGATCAACGGCTGGATCAACGGCTGGACTTACATGCTTGTGGGCGCCAACTGCTGCAATGTCGTGTACAACGCTTTACAAGCAGGGGGAGCGGCTTTTAGTCCAAATGTTGTGTGGTCCCCGGGCGTTCTCTACTTTTATCTGATATGGATAACAGAGGGCTGGCTAGGCCTGGCTAGGCCATTCTTGAACCCGTTActtaacgttttgttttcatttctgtTGTCTTAA
- the LOC121376994 gene encoding uncharacterized protein LOC121376994, whose translation MHVNIWFPAAGRTGRASLELSSGRYITGYGQDTLADDIESEGGHPDKVIDLNSLNLDEEAIEKWRIDWINGGACMLLGPNCCKVVYDALRAGGATFSPNVMWSPVILYRYLIRITEGWISLAASFINSIPI comes from the coding sequence ATGCACGTCAACATCTGGTTTCCAGCAGCTGGTCGCACTGGCCGTGCCTCCCTGGAATTGTCCAGCGGCAGGTACATCACCGGGTATGGCCAAGACACTCTGGCTGATGACATAGAGTCGGAAGGAGGACATCCTGACAAGGTCATTGATCTAAATAGCCTTAATCTGGACGAGGAAGCGATTGAGAAATGGCGGATCGACTGGATCAACGGCGGAGCTTGCATGCTTCTGGGCCCCAACTGCTGCAAGGTTGTGTACGACGCTTTACGAGCAGGGGGGGCTACTTTTAGTCCAAATGTCATGTGGTCCCCGGTCATTCTCTACCGTTATCTGATACGGATAACAGAGGGCTGGATAAGCCTCGCTGCGTCATTCATCAACTCGATACCGATCTGA